The nucleotide sequence ATGGTGGCGGGAGTGAAGGTGTCGGCTGCCCGTCACATGCGGCGGCTGGGGACCCCATTCCCTGAATTCGAGCGACGTCCTACCGTCGCACCCCTGGGAATTCTCCCGGGCGGAGACGCTGTTGCCCCTCGCCCGGCATGTCCGAGGTCGCCGATCCGATGACTGCTCGCCTCCTCCTGATCTGCCTTGCCCTCGCCTCCCTGCCTGCCCTGGCGGGGGATGCCATCCAGGTCTCCGCCTCGAACCGCATGGCGCTGGGACAAGGGATGCCGTCGCTGGAGATCCAGATCCTGGAGCCCATCGCCGGCTACGAGGTGAAGCTGAAGCGCTCGGATGGGAAGACGTTCGAGTTCAAGGGCACCGGGCAGCCAGGCACCACGCGCACCATCCCCCTGGAGCAGCCGGAGGGGAAGTTCCACTACGAGGGCGAGCTGACGCTGCGCTTCAAGGGCCGGGGCGTGGAGCCGGGGACGATGCCGCTGGCCTTCGACACGGAGCTGCTGGGGCCGCTCAAGCTGGACGTGAAGAAGGAGGACCTGGACCTGGAGGCGCGCAAGCTGCGCTTCCGGCTGTCGCGGCCCGCGGGCTACGCGAAGGTGACGGTGCTGATGGACACCGGGCGCCACGCCTTCGACGGGACCGTGAAGTTCAACGGCGAGCCCGCCGGCACGCCGCTGGAGCTCACCTGGCAGAAGCTGGACGGCAAGGTGATGAAGATCTCGCTCCAGGCCTATGACACCTCGGACTTCTACACCAGCGTGGAGCTCTTCCCGTGGCGGCTGGACATCCCCCACGAGGAGGTGAACTTCCCCACGGGCAGCGCGGAGATCCCGGCGGCGGAGCGGGCCAAGCTGGACAAGAGCCTCAAGCTCCTGGAGGACGCGGTGACGCGCTACGAGCGGATCACCGCGCTGCGCCTCTACATCCTGGGCCACACGGACACCGTGGGGGACACGGCCGCCAACCGCGACCTGTCCCTGCAGCGGGCGCGCAGCATCGCGTCGTACTTCCGCAAGCAAGGCGCCCGGCTGCCCATCTACTTCGAGGGCTTTGGCGAGCAGGCGCTCCGCGTGGTGACGCCCGACGAGACCGCCGAGGGTGGCAACCGCCGCGCCGAGTACATCATCTCGGTGGAGGACCCGGTGCTGACGAACGCTCCCTTCGAGCCGCAGTGGAGAAAGTTGTAATGCCTTCCTGGAGGAACCGACGGATGAACCGACTCGTTCTCGCCACCACGCTCGGCCTCGCGGTCGTGGGCTGTGCGCACACGACGCCCTCCGCGCAGCTTGCGCAGGAGGAGGACGCCAAGTGCGCCCTGGTCCGCACGCTGCTGAGCGAGCCGGTGCCCTCGCGGCACATGGGCGAGCTCGAGGCCGAGGGGCGGGAGGCGCCCGTCCCGGTGGCCGTCTTCGTGCGCGATGCGGAGCAGGGGATGCTCGAGCGCTTCTTCGTGGGGGACTCGCCCTCGTGTGGAGACGAGCAGTTCCACGTGGTGCGGCAGCTCGGGCGCCAGGGGCTGGTGCTGTACCTGGAGGAGACGAAGGAGGGCTACGCGTACGACGCGCGTCGAGCCGGCCCGGAAGAGCTGTCGATGGGCGGCGCTCCGCAGGGCGTGGTGCGGCGCAAGGCCGAGGGCGGCTGGGTGGCCGCGAGCGACTGACGCTCAGTCCTTGCGGAGCATCATCACGTAGGGCGGTACCACGCGGACCACGTGGAAGTGCTCGCGCAGGTACTGGTCGAGGTAGTTCGAGCCCTGATTGACCGACTCGTTGGGCTCGAAGGAGCGGCCGGTGATGCCCGAGAGGATGACCACGCGTGTGCCCGAGGACTTGATCTCCTCGGCCATGCGCTGCTGGACGTCGAGCCGGTTGATGACGTTCGGATCGAACTGCATGTAGCGCGTGGCACCCACCCGGTCGGCGAAGAAGTACAGGTCCATCTCGTTGACGAAGATGAAGCTGTGGTCCAGCAGGCCCACGTAGATGGGATCCTGGGGCGAGCGGGTGTGCTCCGCGATGAACTTGAGGACCTCCAGGCGACTGCCGGCGGCGGCGACCTCGCGACCGCTGGCGCGCTCGAACCCCGGCGGCTGCGGCGGCGGGTGGTACGGAGGCGTCAGCATGTAGCCGCGGACGGGGCACAGGGCCGCGCCGAAGATGAGCACCGCGAGGGGCCATCGCCATAGGGCGCCCTCGGTCAGGCGCAGTTCCCAGACGCCGATCATGACCAGGGCCGGCGCCACCGTGTAGACGGCGTGGAAGATGTCCGTGCGGCCCACCATCTGCGGGATGACTCCGAGCGAGAGGGCCCCGACCAGCGCCGCTCCGAGCCGTCCCTTGGCCCCAGTTCGGCCGGGAAACACCACGGCGAGCGCGGCGAGCGCTGGCCCGAGCAGGGTGAGGCCCACGGCGCCCTCGAACGGCAGATGCATGACGACGGGGAGCCGGAACGGCAGTCCGCGGCCCTCCGCCAGCGGTAGGAGCGGAGGCATGGGCAGGTCACGCGCGGGCAGCACATAGCGCGCCTGGTCGAACACGAGATCATCCAGGACCAGCTTGGGGCCCGCGAGCACGAACCACGTCCCCCAGAAGGGGATGATCGCCAGGGCCAGACCGGCGGCGAGCCACGGAGCCCAGGCCCACGCGGGCCGCACCTCCGGGCGCCAGGCGCGCTGCTTGAGCGCGACGGCGAGCACTCCCGCCGCGGCGGCGGCAGCGAACAGGCCGAACAGATCGTGCCGCATCCAGCTCACGGCGCCCAGGGCCACGCCCGCGACCACGTACGCGCCCCGGCTTCCCCTGTCCCGGGCGTGCATGACGAGCACGAGCGCCAGGAGCGCCCCATGGACCGCGAGGACATAGGCGTAGGCCTCGGTCTGGATGACCGTGAGCCAGAGGGTGACCAGGCCCGCCGCGACGGACGAGAAGCGCTGCCCCGCCACCTGCCCGGCGAGCCGCCCGGCCCAGAGCCCCGCGGTCGCGCGAGCCACCAGCCCGACCCACCGCTCGACGGCTACCGACGGCCCGAAGACCTTGAACAGGGCCGCCAGCAGCATGAAGGTGCCGGGCGGGTAGTTGGAGTAGAAGTCCCGGTAGGGCACCTTGCCGGCCAGCATGAGCTGGGGATCGGTCAGCAGGATGCCCTCGTCATAGAAGCCCACGGGCAGGTCCATCTTCCGCCACAGCGCGCGCAGCGCGGCGAACCAGACCACCCATCCCGCCGCGTCGAGCACCAGGCGAAGGATCCAGGCGAGCCTCGCGCTCCGGGTCGGGGCGGAAGGCTCGGAGCC is from Hyalangium gracile and encodes:
- a CDS encoding OmpA family protein, whose product is MTARLLLICLALASLPALAGDAIQVSASNRMALGQGMPSLEIQILEPIAGYEVKLKRSDGKTFEFKGTGQPGTTRTIPLEQPEGKFHYEGELTLRFKGRGVEPGTMPLAFDTELLGPLKLDVKKEDLDLEARKLRFRLSRPAGYAKVTVLMDTGRHAFDGTVKFNGEPAGTPLELTWQKLDGKVMKISLQAYDTSDFYTSVELFPWRLDIPHEEVNFPTGSAEIPAAERAKLDKSLKLLEDAVTRYERITALRLYILGHTDTVGDTAANRDLSLQRARSIASYFRKQGARLPIYFEGFGEQALRVVTPDETAEGGNRRAEYIISVEDPVLTNAPFEPQWRKL